In Sphingobacterium thalpophilum, a genomic segment contains:
- a CDS encoding IS1595 family transposase yields MVGNKEKELSLFDFQSQFSSDADCLAYLSALKWQDGYKCKKCGYGSFCKGIKEHDRQCNRCRYLESPTAGTLFHKVKFPLVKAFYAVYFISTNKKGIASTELGRKLGIKQKVAWLFKRKEMKAMESSGKFPLRGVVEVDETFVGGQDENSKGRKKGKKKLVVVAIEKKGNGVSRFYAKVIDKADAINLGSFMKQNIEPQAKVTTDKWTGYKPILKDFENMERVKSGKKGENFPELHRVIMTFKSWLRGMYHHVGDLQEYINEYTYRFNRSFMKGNIFDNLVYRMICHKPEQYNMIIA; encoded by the coding sequence ATGGTAGGCAATAAAGAAAAAGAGTTGAGTTTGTTCGATTTTCAGTCGCAATTTAGCAGTGATGCTGATTGTTTAGCTTATTTATCGGCTTTGAAATGGCAAGATGGTTACAAATGTAAGAAATGTGGTTACGGGAGTTTTTGCAAGGGAATAAAAGAGCATGACCGTCAGTGCAATCGCTGCCGTTATTTGGAATCTCCTACAGCAGGCACCCTATTCCATAAGGTTAAGTTTCCTTTAGTTAAAGCCTTTTACGCAGTATACTTCATAAGTACAAACAAAAAGGGTATTGCCAGTACCGAGCTTGGCAGGAAGTTAGGGATCAAGCAAAAAGTAGCATGGTTATTCAAACGCAAAGAGATGAAAGCGATGGAGAGCAGCGGTAAATTTCCTTTGCGTGGAGTTGTGGAAGTTGACGAAACATTTGTTGGCGGTCAGGATGAAAATTCCAAAGGACGTAAAAAAGGAAAGAAGAAGCTTGTGGTGGTTGCTATAGAAAAGAAAGGCAACGGAGTTTCGCGCTTTTACGCCAAGGTGATAGACAAAGCCGATGCGATCAACTTAGGTAGCTTCATGAAGCAAAACATAGAGCCACAGGCTAAGGTGACCACCGACAAATGGACAGGTTATAAGCCGATATTGAAAGATTTCGAAAATATGGAGCGTGTCAAATCTGGTAAGAAAGGTGAGAACTTCCCAGAACTACACAGGGTTATCATGACCTTTAAAAGCTGGTTGAGAGGAATGTACCATCACGTTGGAGATCTACAGGAATATATTAATGAATATACCTATCGATTCAACAGAAGTTTTATGAAAGGGAATATTTTTGACAACCTAGTATATCGGATGATCTGCCATAAACCAGAACAATATAATATGATTATTGCTTAA
- a CDS encoding zinc-binding dehydrogenase — protein sequence MTEYLVLPVEKIIAGGQLSSKELALVEPMSVGFHAVDRASVTDGDIVLVFGCGMIGVGAIIRSALRGATVIAVDVSTEKLELAKKLGAKYTINSATEDLLARLDVLTQSMGADVVIEAVGRKETYLAAIAAAAYTGRVLYIGYAKEAIPFDTQFFVKKELDISGSRNATAKDFAAVMNYLKMKTCPIEELITAIYRAKDAQLALESWLNDPGRVFRLLIAF from the coding sequence ATGACCGAATATCTTGTCTTACCTGTTGAAAAGATCATCGCTGGGGGACAGCTTTCATCCAAAGAATTGGCTCTTGTGGAACCTATGAGTGTGGGCTTCCACGCCGTTGACCGAGCATCGGTAACAGACGGCGATATTGTATTGGTATTTGGATGTGGTATGATCGGAGTGGGGGCGATCATTCGGTCAGCATTACGGGGAGCTACAGTCATTGCTGTCGATGTGAGTACTGAAAAGCTCGAACTAGCGAAAAAACTAGGTGCAAAGTATACGATTAATAGCGCTACGGAAGATCTGCTTGCGAGGTTGGATGTGTTGACTCAGTCCATGGGAGCTGATGTTGTTATCGAAGCCGTTGGCCGAAAGGAAACATACCTGGCGGCCATTGCTGCCGCTGCATATACAGGCAGAGTGCTGTATATCGGGTATGCAAAGGAAGCGATTCCTTTTGATACACAGTTTTTTGTCAAAAAGGAACTGGATATCAGCGGGTCGCGCAATGCCACGGCAAAGGATTTTGCTGCGGTAATGAATTACTTGAAAATGAAAACCTGCCCGATCGAAGAACTGATAACGGCTATTTATCGGGCGAAGGATGCACAATTGGCCTTGGAATCATGGTTGAATGATCCCGGACGTGTTTTTAGGCTACTGATCGCGTTTTGA
- a CDS encoding IS5 family transposase, whose protein sequence is MKQEFFDQINTLVNWHPISNIINKHYHKGESKMGRPSYSGLVLFKMTLLQTWYGLSDYEVEDRINDSISFSRFVGISLDDSVPDHSVISRFRSSLTEKGVYENLFKELNKQLNKHKILVKRGAIVDASIVDSPLKPKGKVIYEIESDRSEHPREDSELDKENSEQLLIQQESPGVDHEARWIKKAGKTGYGYKKHYVTDTEGLVLGVVTTPANVNEIANLQQVISSADLPKGIHIYADKGYRSSKNEELIKSGKLKSRILHKAKKGTALTEREKLRNKLIGKIRFKVERTFGSIRRWFNSSCARYKVIAKMHTQNLMEAMAYNLYRSPGILVFNAIKNTN, encoded by the coding sequence ATCAAGCAGGAATTCTTCGATCAGATCAATACATTGGTAAATTGGCATCCGATTTCAAATATTATCAACAAGCATTACCACAAAGGGGAAAGCAAAATGGGACGCCCTAGTTATTCTGGTCTTGTCCTCTTCAAAATGACACTTCTACAGACCTGGTATGGTCTGAGTGACTACGAAGTAGAAGACCGTATAAACGACAGTATCTCCTTTAGTCGCTTTGTTGGCATCAGTTTGGACGATTCGGTTCCCGATCACAGTGTTATTAGCCGTTTTCGCAGCTCGCTGACAGAAAAGGGTGTTTATGAGAATCTATTCAAGGAGCTGAACAAGCAGTTGAATAAACATAAAATATTGGTAAAACGTGGAGCTATCGTTGATGCCAGTATTGTTGATTCTCCGCTAAAACCAAAAGGCAAAGTTATTTACGAGATCGAAAGTGACCGTAGTGAACATCCTCGCGAAGATTCTGAGCTGGATAAAGAGAATAGTGAACAGTTATTGATCCAACAAGAGAGCCCGGGTGTTGACCATGAAGCTCGTTGGATAAAGAAGGCTGGGAAAACAGGTTATGGCTATAAAAAGCATTATGTCACCGATACAGAAGGCCTGGTTCTGGGCGTGGTAACCACTCCAGCAAATGTAAATGAAATTGCCAATCTTCAACAGGTAATATCTTCGGCTGACCTTCCAAAGGGCATCCATATCTATGCTGACAAGGGATATCGTTCCTCTAAAAATGAGGAATTGATCAAATCAGGAAAGCTAAAAAGCAGGATCTTGCATAAGGCAAAGAAAGGAACAGCGTTAACCGAAAGAGAGAAGTTAAGAAACAAACTGATCGGCAAGATCAGGTTCAAAGTTGAACGGACCTTCGGGAGCATCCGGCGATGGTTCAACTCAAGCTGTGCAAGGTATAAGGTGATCGCCAAAATGCATACACAAAATCTAATGGAAGCCATGGCGTACAATCTTTACAGATCACCTGGGATACTTGTGTTCAATGCAATAAAAAACACAAATTAA
- a CDS encoding family 43 glycosylhydrolase — MKHYFSFAILAVLVMSLTGLVAQPLKPYQQPNVLNPLLPGYFADPSIKKIADTYYIYATTDGNGWGAGPSQVWTSRDFKNWTIQPMNWPNTHWYWAPDMTQGYDGRYYLYYSQPVEIFGAVADSPTGPWEPLVAGGKSMIPNYMVPGVITLDGQTFRDDDGRIYLFWGIWGIYPDHGCGVGILNRDMKTFEKTALIPNTVAKDFFEAPYMFKRKGIYYLMYSSGHCEDGTYRVQYVKSKIGPMGPFEYPSANPILITNEDGSIHGPGHHSILEQDNRYFIVYHRHNNPHAGGGFHRQVAMDELFFRPDGDIEPVRPTHAGVPDLLPTVTGPVDLAFGKTVKASSYYNTDFRPAFLVDNNNGTLWRAKNNQGPAWVALDLGKKLDIQTKTVAKVFGFYFIDIQVFNLFLVDFRYI, encoded by the coding sequence ATGAAACATTATTTTTCTTTCGCTATTTTGGCTGTACTGGTTATGTCGCTTACAGGGCTGGTGGCACAGCCGTTGAAACCCTACCAACAGCCTAATGTATTGAATCCACTGCTGCCCGGGTATTTTGCGGACCCGAGCATCAAGAAAATTGCGGATACGTATTATATTTATGCGACCACCGATGGTAATGGCTGGGGAGCAGGGCCATCACAGGTATGGACATCCAGGGATTTTAAGAACTGGACCATTCAACCCATGAACTGGCCCAATACGCACTGGTACTGGGCTCCTGATATGACGCAGGGATACGACGGACGATATTACCTCTATTATAGTCAGCCTGTAGAAATTTTTGGGGCGGTGGCCGACAGCCCCACAGGCCCATGGGAACCTTTGGTAGCCGGTGGCAAATCGATGATCCCGAACTATATGGTTCCAGGTGTGATTACCCTGGACGGGCAAACCTTTCGGGATGATGATGGTCGCATCTATCTATTTTGGGGAATCTGGGGAATCTACCCCGATCATGGATGTGGGGTGGGGATACTCAACAGGGATATGAAAACGTTCGAAAAAACAGCATTGATTCCCAATACGGTGGCAAAGGACTTTTTTGAGGCGCCCTATATGTTTAAGCGTAAGGGCATCTATTACCTGATGTACTCCTCGGGGCATTGTGAAGATGGTACTTATCGTGTGCAATATGTTAAAAGTAAAATCGGTCCCATGGGACCTTTTGAATATCCATCGGCCAATCCGATATTGATTACAAACGAGGATGGCAGTATTCACGGTCCGGGACATCATAGTATTCTTGAACAGGATAATCGTTATTTCATCGTCTATCACAGGCATAACAATCCACATGCTGGGGGTGGCTTCCACCGTCAGGTTGCCATGGACGAGCTATTCTTTAGGCCTGACGGCGATATTGAGCCGGTGCGGCCCACACATGCTGGTGTGCCAGATTTGCTTCCAACAGTTACAGGGCCAGTCGATTTGGCTTTTGGGAAAACGGTGAAGGCCTCCTCTTACTACAATACAGATTTTAGGCCTGCATTCTTAGTCGACAACAACAATGGAACACTATGGCGGGCCAAAAATAATCAAGGACCGGCCTGGGTAGCTCTTGACCTGGGTAAGAAGCTGGATATACAGACCAAGACCGTTGCAAAAGTGTTTGGTTTTTATTTTATTGATATTCAAGTTTTTAATTTGTTTCTTGTTGATTTTCGTTATATTTAA
- a CDS encoding DUF5695 domain-containing protein has protein sequence MNLKKSYWILFALVFTQLPSSVYSQQDEHPVWKAVKAQQATLGVEEGAKSFTLKNLHVAILNASQTLSSFRPNGSEKDFDYTPVELLSKRDRNKFFHIGDINISLRRQGDTPWTSYSSAADRKHVIPINPAKNDLASADISPTLNNIPLKVVRSWRDDGGDLILSFEVSNPNDYPIEIGALGIPLPFNNNMDWKNLDQAHAQNVFFDPYIGQDAGYLQVNRLHGNGPSLLVLPYKNAGFEAYNPLNTDPTPRSITFEGFHEWMIHSKAYAETDWKGVEQWNTPTSTLLKPHESKTFALKFVLAPSIRQIESELLKNNRPVAVGLPGYVVPMDNPAKLFVKHNKAVKSVSVYPEGALTLTKKGSTAQQWTEYEVKGNRWGRARLTINYRDGITQTIHYKVIKSEKEVVQDLGHFLTTKQWYENDKDLFGRSPSVISYDYEEQQPITQNRSAWFAGLSDEAGAASWLAALMKQVLQPDQQEIAKLKRFVNETLYGHIQHKEGDKEYGVVKSLFYYEPDSMPAGTYRSDINWKTWSAWPKKEADDIGRSYNYPHVAAAHWVMYRLARNYNNLVNEETWDKYLERAYQTSIAMVEKAPYYAQFGQMEGSIFLIVLNDLRKEGLTTMADKLEAAMRKRAEHWKTLNYPFGSEMPWDSTGQEEVYLWSRFFGFDEKAEVTLNAIIAYMPTVPHWGYNGSARRYWDFVYGGKLSRIERQLHHYGSALNAIPVLTAYRDHPDDFYLLRIGHAGMMGALANVTADGFGPGAFHSYPSTLANDGISGDYGTGFYGYAVNSGTYIVEHSEFGWLAFSGNLKTEKQQVKVALTTASKGRVFLAKENLWLTTDAGEIVELYYDQKDHSVTLIFNNEAKQNSANILLNVNPESHYEVEGINKDPLNRYVIPLSTKTVKLKKLK, from the coding sequence ATGAATCTTAAAAAAAGCTATTGGATCCTATTTGCGCTCGTATTCACACAGTTGCCAAGCAGCGTATATAGTCAACAGGACGAACACCCCGTATGGAAAGCAGTCAAAGCACAGCAAGCCACTTTAGGTGTTGAAGAGGGTGCCAAAAGCTTTACCCTCAAAAACCTCCATGTAGCTATCCTCAATGCATCGCAGACGCTATCTTCTTTTCGCCCCAACGGCAGCGAAAAAGATTTTGACTATACACCTGTTGAGCTCCTGAGCAAAAGAGACCGCAATAAGTTTTTTCATATCGGTGATATCAATATCAGTTTGCGCCGTCAGGGTGATACCCCCTGGACTTCCTACTCATCGGCGGCAGACCGTAAGCATGTCATCCCGATAAATCCCGCTAAAAACGATCTTGCAAGTGCAGATATCAGCCCTACGCTCAACAATATTCCGTTGAAGGTTGTACGCAGCTGGCGAGATGACGGAGGCGATCTGATCCTGAGTTTTGAGGTTTCAAATCCCAACGATTATCCCATCGAAATCGGCGCGCTGGGTATCCCACTTCCCTTCAACAACAACATGGATTGGAAAAATCTCGATCAGGCACATGCACAGAATGTCTTTTTCGATCCCTATATCGGCCAAGATGCGGGTTATCTACAGGTCAACCGCCTACATGGCAATGGGCCGAGTCTGTTGGTATTGCCCTATAAAAATGCAGGCTTTGAAGCCTACAATCCGCTCAATACAGACCCTACCCCCCGAAGTATTACCTTTGAGGGATTTCATGAATGGATGATCCACAGTAAGGCCTATGCCGAGACTGATTGGAAAGGCGTAGAACAATGGAATACACCGACTTCTACCCTCTTGAAACCACATGAATCAAAGACCTTTGCCTTAAAATTTGTCCTCGCACCAAGTATCCGGCAAATTGAATCGGAGTTATTGAAAAACAATAGGCCTGTCGCTGTTGGACTTCCCGGATATGTTGTCCCCATGGACAATCCCGCCAAACTCTTTGTTAAGCACAACAAAGCGGTCAAAAGTGTCAGTGTCTATCCCGAAGGTGCATTGACGCTGACAAAAAAAGGAAGCACAGCTCAGCAATGGACCGAATACGAAGTGAAGGGCAACCGTTGGGGACGTGCACGGCTTACCATCAACTACAGGGATGGCATTACGCAGACGATCCACTATAAAGTAATCAAATCCGAAAAAGAAGTTGTACAGGATCTGGGCCATTTCCTCACCACCAAGCAGTGGTATGAAAATGACAAGGATCTCTTTGGCCGTTCACCATCTGTCATATCCTATGACTATGAAGAACAGCAGCCCATCACCCAAAATAGGAGCGCCTGGTTTGCAGGCCTCAGCGATGAAGCCGGAGCAGCAAGCTGGCTTGCCGCCCTGATGAAACAAGTACTGCAGCCCGATCAACAGGAAATAGCCAAATTGAAACGTTTTGTCAATGAGACCCTATACGGTCATATCCAGCATAAAGAAGGCGACAAGGAATATGGTGTTGTCAAAAGCCTTTTTTATTATGAACCAGATTCAATGCCAGCCGGTACCTATCGTTCGGATATCAACTGGAAAACCTGGTCTGCCTGGCCCAAAAAGGAAGCCGATGACATTGGACGATCCTACAATTATCCACATGTTGCGGCAGCACATTGGGTGATGTACAGGCTCGCCCGCAACTACAACAATCTGGTCAATGAGGAAACCTGGGACAAGTACCTCGAACGGGCTTACCAGACCAGTATCGCCATGGTCGAAAAAGCGCCTTATTACGCGCAGTTCGGTCAAATGGAAGGCAGTATCTTCCTTATCGTCCTCAATGATCTCCGTAAGGAAGGATTAACAACGATGGCCGACAAGCTTGAAGCCGCCATGCGCAAGCGAGCAGAGCATTGGAAAACCCTCAATTATCCATTCGGGAGTGAGATGCCATGGGATTCTACAGGTCAGGAAGAGGTATACCTCTGGTCGCGCTTCTTCGGCTTCGACGAAAAAGCTGAAGTGACGCTCAATGCCATCATTGCTTACATGCCTACCGTGCCGCACTGGGGTTACAATGGCAGTGCACGCCGTTATTGGGATTTTGTCTATGGCGGCAAGCTCTCCCGTATCGAGCGGCAGCTGCACCATTATGGTTCGGCCCTCAATGCCATTCCTGTCCTTACAGCTTATCGCGACCATCCGGACGACTTCTACCTGCTCCGTATCGGACATGCAGGTATGATGGGGGCCTTGGCCAATGTCACAGCCGATGGCTTTGGCCCGGGAGCGTTCCACTCCTACCCGTCCACACTAGCCAATGACGGCATCTCGGGCGATTATGGAACCGGCTTTTATGGTTATGCCGTAAATTCGGGGACCTACATTGTCGAACATTCCGAATTTGGCTGGCTGGCTTTCAGCGGTAATCTAAAAACCGAAAAACAACAGGTCAAGGTTGCCCTGACTACAGCCTCCAAGGGACGTGTCTTCCTGGCAAAGGAAAACCTTTGGTTGACCACAGATGCCGGAGAAATTGTTGAATTATATTACGATCAAAAGGACCACAGCGTCACGCTGATCTTCAATAATGAAGCAAAACAAAACAGCGCAAATATCCTGCTCAATGTAAATCCCGAAAGCCATTATGAGGTGGAAGGAATAAACAAAGATCCGTTGAATCGCTATGTAATACCCCTATCAACAAAAACGGTAAAATTGAAAAAGCTGAAGTAG
- a CDS encoding response regulator transcription factor yields MTKILLVDDHRLVRNGIRLIIDTHDKLSVVGEVDSAEDALIYLEQNALPDLVLTDLNMQGMDGVSFIRMAKKIYPDLRFAVLSMIEDPVDVAEAFRSGADGYLSKGGDYDEILFGLLRLSHGHKYLMTNFGLRFMENFDAENSGAVDVTSRLSQYEITEREFAVLELIAQGFTAVEIADKIFLSKRTVEGHRQNLMDKTKSKNTADLIRFAFQQKLLS; encoded by the coding sequence ATGACTAAAATTCTTTTAGTTGATGACCATCGACTTGTAAGAAATGGGATACGCTTGATTATTGATACCCACGACAAGCTTTCGGTGGTAGGAGAAGTAGACAGTGCAGAGGATGCATTAATCTATCTTGAACAAAATGCATTGCCGGATCTGGTTTTAACGGACCTGAATATGCAGGGCATGGATGGTGTGAGTTTCATCCGAATGGCCAAAAAAATATATCCTGATCTTAGGTTTGCTGTGCTTTCCATGATTGAAGATCCGGTTGATGTAGCCGAAGCTTTTCGGAGTGGCGCAGACGGGTATCTATCTAAAGGTGGGGATTATGATGAAATCTTATTTGGATTGTTACGTTTATCGCATGGGCATAAATATCTGATGACCAATTTCGGTTTACGGTTTATGGAAAACTTTGATGCTGAGAATAGTGGGGCCGTAGATGTTACTTCACGGCTGTCGCAGTATGAAATCACAGAACGGGAATTTGCCGTACTGGAACTCATAGCACAGGGGTTTACGGCTGTAGAAATTGCGGATAAAATCTTTTTGAGCAAACGGACTGTCGAAGGACACCGTCAGAACCTGATGGACAAAACCAAAAGCAAAAATACGGCCGATCTGATCCGTTTTGCATTTCAGCAAAAACTGCTGAGCTAA
- a CDS encoding protein-glutamate O-methyltransferase CheR gives MTTGKKIVSQEQVMILMEDVERLYGYDFTHYTKASLSRRINQLCLLDNFTSFAELRYRVVHDREYVQRFVEKMTVNVTEMFRDPSFFANLRHEILPKLRTSPFIRIWIAGCATGEEAYSLAILLQEENLLHKSLIYGTDINPSVLEQAKKAVIPMANLKSYVENYQLSGGKADFSSYYTANYNWVKLNPTLRERIVFASHNLVNDASFNAFQLILCRNVLIYFDTELQARVLSLFDESLETFGYLALGSQETLRFSALAPNYDQVGNEKIWRKVK, from the coding sequence ATGACCACAGGGAAAAAAATTGTCAGCCAAGAGCAGGTCATGATCCTGATGGAGGATGTGGAGCGTCTCTATGGTTACGACTTTACCCACTATACGAAAGCATCCTTGTCGCGGCGGATCAACCAGCTTTGCCTGCTGGATAATTTTACGAGTTTCGCCGAACTGCGTTATCGCGTTGTTCACGATCGGGAATATGTGCAGCGATTTGTTGAAAAGATGACCGTGAATGTGACCGAAATGTTTCGTGATCCAAGCTTTTTCGCAAATCTGCGTCATGAAATTCTTCCCAAATTGCGCACTTCGCCGTTTATCCGCATCTGGATAGCGGGCTGCGCAACAGGTGAGGAAGCGTACTCACTGGCAATTCTATTGCAAGAAGAGAATCTTTTGCACAAATCACTGATCTATGGCACCGATATCAACCCCTCAGTGCTCGAGCAGGCAAAGAAGGCCGTCATCCCGATGGCAAATCTAAAATCCTATGTCGAAAATTATCAGCTTTCAGGTGGTAAAGCTGATTTTTCATCGTACTATACCGCGAATTATAACTGGGTGAAACTCAATCCCACCTTGCGGGAACGCATTGTATTTGCTTCGCACAATCTGGTGAATGATGCTTCTTTTAATGCTTTTCAGCTGATTCTATGTCGCAATGTGCTGATCTATTTTGACACAGAGCTGCAGGCCAGGGTATTATCGCTCTTTGATGAAAGCCTCGAGACATTTGGTTACCTTGCCTTAGGCAGTCAAGAGACGCTGCGCTTCTCTGCGCTGGCACCCAACTATGATCAGGTAGGAAACGAAAAAATATGGCGCAAGGTCAAGTAG
- a CDS encoding response regulator, which translates to MDKNKIILIIDDDQNNIFALKLALKSRGFQAIGCLSAEEGLAQLRDHAGIGLVLMDMMMPEIDGYEATKLIRQSWNASELPIIAVTAQAMTGDREKCLSAGANGYISKPIDIELLVQMIRKIAG; encoded by the coding sequence ATGGATAAGAACAAAATCATATTGATTATCGACGATGATCAGAACAATATATTTGCATTGAAATTGGCCCTGAAGTCAAGAGGTTTTCAAGCGATAGGCTGCCTGTCTGCTGAAGAGGGACTTGCTCAGTTACGGGATCATGCCGGCATAGGCCTTGTCCTCATGGATATGATGATGCCCGAGATAGACGGCTATGAAGCCACCAAGTTGATCCGTCAATCATGGAATGCAAGTGAATTGCCTATCATCGCCGTAACGGCACAAGCTATGACCGGTGATCGTGAAAAATGCCTGTCTGCAGGAGCAAATGGCTATATCTCGAAACCGATCGACATTGAACTGCTTGTGCAGATGATAAGAAAAATTGCTGGATGA